The Bacteroidota bacterium genome includes a region encoding these proteins:
- a CDS encoding PA2169 family four-helix-bundle protein, translating into MSSILVLNTLIGINNDRIAGYQMASNATEEFDLKNLFENFIQTSRKCKRDLIGEINKMGASAMECSILNGKFFSVWMDIKSALNGKDRNNILTSCEIGDDAAVKTYTKILEQNEKDITLYQYTMINIQHTYLRMDHNKIKNICQSFI; encoded by the coding sequence ATGTCATCAATTTTAGTTTTAAACACCCTGATCGGAATCAATAACGACCGAATTGCAGGTTATCAAATGGCATCAAATGCCACCGAGGAGTTTGATTTAAAAAACTTATTTGAAAATTTTATTCAAACAAGTAGAAAATGTAAAAGAGATCTCATTGGCGAAATTAATAAAATGGGAGCTTCCGCAATGGAATGTTCTATTCTCAATGGGAAATTTTTTAGTGTTTGGATGGATATTAAATCAGCGCTAAATGGAAAAGACCGCAATAATATACTCACATCCTGTGAAATAGGTGATGATGCAGCTGTGAAAACGTATACAAAAATACTTGAGCAAAATGAAAAAGACATCACGCTCTATCAATATACTATGATCAATATACAACATACATACTTGCGCATGGATCACAATAAAATTAAGAACATATGTCAAAGTTTTATTTGA
- a CDS encoding AraC family transcriptional regulator has translation MKLQIKYMVSDRCKLLVRTELQKLGLNIINIRLGEIEIAENLTEDSRLHLTTALTGSGLELIEDRRSEITEKVKIAINEMIRNKEKIQKGRISHYLSNLLNCNYIYISNVFSSNEGITIREYLLNQRIEYVKILIVKNELSITEIAYSLNFSSVAHLSAQFKKVTGSTPTFYKVSTFADEYTLLNNYVIQNKE, from the coding sequence ATGAAGCTCCAGATCAAATACATGGTTAGCGATCGCTGTAAATTATTGGTTAGGACAGAACTGCAGAAGCTTGGTCTGAACATAATAAATATAAGACTTGGCGAAATTGAAATTGCAGAAAATCTTACCGAAGACAGCAGACTCCACTTAACAACGGCATTAACAGGTTCTGGCCTTGAACTTATAGAAGACAGGAGGTCAGAAATAACGGAAAAAGTGAAAATTGCCATAAATGAAATGATTAGGAATAAAGAAAAAATTCAAAAAGGCAGAATTTCACACTACCTCAGCAACCTATTAAATTGTAATTATATTTATATCTCCAATGTATTTTCCTCAAATGAAGGAATAACAATCAGAGAATATTTACTAAATCAGCGAATAGAGTATGTAAAAATCCTTATCGTCAAAAATGAACTCAGCATTACGGAAATTGCTTATTCTTTAAATTTCAGCAGTGTAGCACATTTATCAGCTCAATTTAAAAAGGTAACTGGATCAACCCCAACATTTTACAAGGTTTCCACTTTTGCAGATGAATATACCTTACTTAATAATTATGTAATTCAGAATAAAGAATAA
- a CDS encoding FAD-dependent oxidoreductase codes for MPGITDNNKLDQPVNENLTSGANIPFWFDQAEKPINYGKLKNDLTTDTLVIGGGISGLSVAYCLALKGRKVVLIEDGFIGSGETGRTTAHLTCALDDRYFELEKIFDEETARLAADSHKAAIDWIENTISVNNIDCNFKRVDGYLFLDPDDTIETLNKEFDATQRAGINTELIDSPPYINLNGVRTSLKFPHQGQFHILKYLKGLSEAFIKLGGIIYTETKAENITKEGATANGFTIKAVHIVVATNTPINDWVTMHTKQWPYRSYVIASKIPKGEISYALWWDTGKKKSHLISEPYHYVRLESFDEHNDILIIGGEDHKTGQSEDNTIHEEDRYLKLETWAKTYFPSFRNIDFKWSGQVIEPIDSLAYIGKNPGDENIYIITGDSGNGMTHGTIGGILISDIITGKENPWIKIYDPSRITLNRTLDYLHEAGNMVAQYFDWFTKNELEEVNKLKPLEGGIFSSGMKKIAVYRDENNKLHACSAVCPHLGAILQWNNDEKTFDCPMHGSRFTTDGIVINGPAVTNLKRLDPTITAEVENEVKFK; via the coding sequence ATGCCAGGAATTACCGACAACAACAAATTAGATCAACCAGTAAATGAAAATTTAACTTCTGGAGCAAATATTCCTTTTTGGTTTGATCAAGCGGAAAAACCGATAAATTATGGCAAGTTAAAAAATGACCTCACAACTGATACTTTAGTAATAGGCGGGGGTATTTCAGGGCTATCGGTTGCTTACTGTCTCGCATTAAAAGGACGCAAAGTAGTGTTAATTGAAGATGGATTTATAGGAAGTGGTGAAACCGGCAGAACAACAGCACATTTAACTTGTGCTCTTGATGATAGATATTTTGAATTGGAAAAAATTTTTGATGAAGAAACTGCACGTCTTGCAGCTGATAGTCACAAAGCTGCCATTGATTGGATTGAAAATACAATAAGCGTAAATAATATAGATTGCAATTTTAAGCGTGTTGATGGATATTTATTTTTAGATCCTGACGATACTATTGAAACTTTAAACAAGGAATTTGATGCAACCCAAAGGGCTGGTATAAATACAGAATTAATAGATTCTCCACCTTACATTAATTTAAATGGAGTTCGCACATCGCTAAAGTTTCCACACCAAGGCCAATTTCATATTCTTAAATATTTAAAAGGATTATCCGAGGCATTTATAAAGCTAGGTGGAATTATTTATACGGAAACAAAAGCAGAAAATATTACAAAAGAAGGAGCAACTGCAAATGGTTTCACTATTAAAGCTGTTCATATAGTAGTAGCAACTAATACCCCCATTAACGATTGGGTTACCATGCATACGAAACAATGGCCATATCGAAGTTATGTAATTGCTTCCAAAATTCCTAAAGGTGAAATTTCATATGCATTATGGTGGGATACGGGCAAAAAAAAATCGCATTTAATTTCTGAACCCTATCATTACGTAAGACTTGAATCTTTTGATGAACACAACGATATTTTGATCATCGGTGGTGAAGATCATAAAACGGGTCAATCAGAAGATAACACCATTCATGAGGAAGATAGATACCTAAAACTCGAAACCTGGGCGAAAACATATTTTCCATCCTTTAGGAATATCGATTTCAAATGGTCGGGACAGGTAATTGAACCAATTGATTCATTGGCCTATATCGGAAAGAATCCGGGAGATGAAAATATTTATATCATAACAGGTGATTCAGGCAATGGAATGACCCATGGCACTATTGGTGGAATACTTATTTCTGATATCATAACAGGAAAAGAAAATCCATGGATTAAAATTTACGATCCTTCCAGAATTACTTTAAATAGAACTTTAGACTATTTACATGAAGCAGGAAATATGGTTGCACAGTATTTCGACTGGTTTACCAAAAATGAATTAGAGGAAGTAAATAAATTAAAACCATTGGAAGGAGGCATTTTCAGTTCCGGAATGAAAAAAATTGCGGTCTATAGAGATGAAAATAACAAACTTCACGCATGCAGTGCAGTTTGTCCTCACCTGGGCGCAATATTACAATGGAACAACGACGAAAAAACTTTCGATTGTCCCATGCATGGTTCCAGATTTACAACTGATGGAATTGTAATTAACGGACCGGCAGTTACTAACCTTAAAAGGTTGGATCCGACAATTACAGCAGAAGTTGAAAACGAAGTAAAATTTAAATAA
- a CDS encoding low affinity iron permease family protein: protein MIFLSLFIIQRSFNKLSSALHLKVNELVASHELARNTICKHGKQYGKRNCRTF from the coding sequence TTGATCTTCCTCAGCTTATTTATCATACAAAGGTCATTCAACAAATTATCTTCTGCTTTACATTTGAAAGTTAATGAACTGGTTGCATCTCACGAACTGGCGAGAAATACCATTTGTAAACATGGAAAACAATACGGAAAGAGAAATTGCAGAACTTTCTAA
- a CDS encoding helix-turn-helix transcriptional regulator: MHLYIKNMVSNRCKLIVQSELENINIPFTRLVLGEVDIMQTISDKQREELKEALSKSGLELLENKKAMLIEKIRNIIVEMIHYAENLPKTKFSEYLSSKLNYDYTYLSNLFSEQQGTTIEQFIIINKIERVKELLDYNELTLTEIALKLHYSSVSHLSNQFKKITGYSPSAFKKLKDKKLNTLESL; encoded by the coding sequence ATGCATCTCTATATTAAAAATATGGTAAGTAATCGCTGCAAGCTAATTGTGCAGTCCGAATTGGAGAATATTAATATACCCTTTACCCGCCTCGTATTAGGCGAAGTTGATATAATGCAGACTATTTCAGACAAACAACGTGAAGAGCTGAAAGAGGCTTTATCGAAATCTGGCCTGGAGCTTTTAGAGAACAAGAAAGCTATGCTTATAGAAAAAATCAGGAATATTATAGTGGAAATGATTCATTATGCTGAAAATCTGCCTAAAACAAAATTTTCAGAATATTTAAGCAGCAAATTAAATTACGACTACACCTATCTTTCCAATCTTTTTTCTGAACAACAGGGAACAACAATTGAGCAATTTATCATAATAAATAAAATTGAACGAGTTAAAGAGTTACTTGATTACAATGAACTTACTTTAACTGAAATTGCACTCAAACTACACTACAGCAGTGTGTCTCACCTTTCAAACCAGTTTAAAAAGATTACCGGATATTCTCCTTCTGCTTTCAAAAAATTAAAAGATAAAAAATTGAATACGCTGGAAAGCTTATAA
- a CDS encoding T9SS type A sorting domain-containing protein has product MIKKILNVLITVLLLTIPYTNFGQAPDLGTSSSFVLFTSVGAFENFGPSNVTGDIGTDAGVFSGFPPGTVIGEIHVEDAVSTQAAIDVGIAYGYLSALPCGSVIGTTLGSGQVLTPNVYCLGAASTLNGNLILDGQGDPDALFIFKIDGAFSTGTFASVTLINSASLCNVYWQINGEFTLGENSVFRGTVINAGAIHLLESSSLYGRALSTAGALDMHTNLVSISSEPTASIISAGGPISFCEGGSVILSGNIGGTWNTGATTPTITVTTAGDYFVTNTNTCGSVTSNHIITTINPLPTASVINADGPISFCEGGSVILSGNIDGTWSTGATTPTITVTTAGDYFVTNTNACGTVTSNHIVVTINPLPTASIITASGPIEFCGGGSVILSGNVGGTWSTGASTPTITVSTAGDYFVTNTNACGSVTSNHIIVTISAAPTASIITAGGPTSFCAGGSVILSGNVGGTWSTGASTPTITVTTAGDYFVTNTNACGTVTSNHLIITINPLPTASIITASGPTSFCGGGSVILSGNVGGTWSTGATTPTITVSAAGDYFVTNTNACGSVTSNHIIVTISAAPTASIITAGGPTSFCAGGSVILSGNVGGTWSTGASTPTITVTTAGDYFVTNTNACGTVTSNHIVITINPLPTASIITASGPIAFCTGGSVILSGNIGGTWSTGASTPTITVTTAGDYFVTNTNACGTVTSNHLIITINPLPTASIITASGPTSFCGGGSVILSGNVGGTWTGATTPTITVSAAGDYFVTNTNACGSVTSNHIIVTISAAPTASIITAGGPTSFCAGGSVILSGNVGGTWSTGASTPTITVTTAGDYFVTNTNACGTVTSNHIVITINPLPTASIITASGPIAFCTGGSVILSGNIGGTWSTGASTPTITVTSAGDYFVTNTNACGSVTSNHIIVTISAAPTASVITAGGPIKFCPGGSVILSGNVGGTWSTGASTPTITVTSAGDYFVTNTNACGTITSNHIIVTIKPLATASIITAAGPTAFCTGGSVILSGNIGGTWSTGASTPTITVSTAGDYFVTNTNACGSVTSNHIIVTISAAPTASILTAGGPIKFCPGGSVILSGNIGGTWITGATTPTITVTTAGDYFVTNTNACGTITSNHIIVTLKPLPTASIITAAGPTSICTGGSVILSGNIGGTWSTGASTPTITVTTAGDYFVTNTNACGSVTSNHIIVTISAAPTASVITAGGPIKFCPGGSVILSGNIGGTWNTGATTPTITVTTAGDYFVTNTNACGTITSNHIIVTIKPLPTASIITAAGPIAICTGGSVILSGNVGGTWNTGATTSSITVTTAGDYFVTNTNACGSVTSNHIIVTISPLPIASIISATGVTTLCEGGNVILTGNIGGIWNTGATTPTITVSTAGDYFVTNTNACGSVVSNHIVVTVYPLPLCNITGDASICEGESTHLCAPAECTSFLWNTGETTGCINVVASGTYTVTVTHGGGCVSTCSKTVVVTPLPTASLITAGGLTSFCAGGSVILSGNVGGTWNTGATTSSITVSTSGEYFVTNTNICGTITSNHIIVNVFPLPSCNITGDASICLGESTNFCGTPGLVSYLWNTGATTGCITASSPGIYTVTGTDINGCISSCSKTLTLYPEPVASIITASATTTFCEGGSVILSGNVGGTWSTGATTPSITVNTSGDYFVTNTTGCGNVISNHIIVTVNALPLCNITGDASICFGESTNLCGTPGLVSYLWNTGATTGCITVSSPGIYTVTGTNINGCISTCSKTLTLYPEPVASIISASGTTTFCAGGSVILTGNVGGTWSTGATTASITVNTSGDYFVTNTTGCGSVNSNHIIVTVNPLPVCNITGDAKICIGASTTLCAPPGLASYLWSTGATTSCITVSTAGTYSVKITNANGCFSICNKTVTLYEAPVASTITASGATTFCAGGSVILSGNVGGVWNTGATTSSITVNTSGDYFVTNTTGCGTAISNHIAVIVNSLPVCNITGNGKICIGETTNLCAPAGFASYLWSTGATTNCISVSTAGTYSVTVTTVDGCSSTCSKIVTSYPAPISSVITAGGPITFCQGGSVVLSGNSGGTWSNGATTSTITVNTSGDYFVTSTTGCGTLISNHIIVTVNPMPVCDITGDSCICTGETVLICAPEGFAEYLWSTGQTTRCIHVSELGLKTVIVTNEFGCTSSCSIEITEGPYRLASDESLKSVDGNIEVKAYPNPFSNKAIIEFTNTESNSFVVIELYTLTENKVAILFQGDVEKGMLNTVEVEGEKLQAGIYIYRIINGSQIINRKLILVR; this is encoded by the coding sequence ATGATAAAAAAAATACTTAATGTATTAATTACAGTTTTACTGCTAACAATACCTTATACAAATTTCGGTCAGGCCCCTGATTTAGGCACCTCTTCGAGTTTTGTATTGTTTACATCTGTAGGGGCATTTGAAAATTTCGGACCATCAAATGTTACAGGTGATATAGGTACTGATGCAGGCGTTTTCTCGGGGTTTCCTCCCGGGACAGTTATTGGTGAGATCCATGTAGAGGATGCAGTCTCCACACAGGCTGCAATTGATGTTGGTATTGCATATGGATATTTGAGTGCATTACCATGCGGTTCTGTGATAGGAACTACTTTAGGTTCAGGCCAGGTTCTGACCCCAAATGTTTATTGTCTTGGAGCTGCATCAACATTAAATGGAAATTTAATTTTAGATGGTCAGGGAGATCCAGATGCTTTATTTATTTTTAAAATAGATGGAGCTTTTTCAACTGGTACTTTTGCAAGTGTTACTTTAATTAATTCAGCATCATTATGTAATGTATATTGGCAAATTAATGGCGAATTTACTTTAGGTGAAAATTCTGTGTTTAGGGGAACTGTTATTAATGCCGGAGCAATCCATTTATTAGAAAGTTCTTCTTTATATGGCAGAGCCCTTTCAACTGCTGGCGCTTTAGATATGCACACAAATTTAGTTTCTATTTCAAGCGAACCAACTGCTTCCATAATTTCAGCAGGTGGACCGATTTCTTTTTGTGAAGGTGGTAGTGTAATACTTTCCGGTAATATTGGAGGAACATGGAATACAGGTGCAACAACACCAACAATTACAGTTACAACTGCAGGCGATTATTTTGTAACTAATACAAATACATGTGGAAGTGTTACTTCAAATCATATTATAACAACTATTAATCCATTACCAACTGCATCTGTAATTAATGCAGACGGACCGATTTCTTTTTGTGAAGGTGGAAGTGTTATTCTTTCAGGAAATATTGACGGAACATGGAGCACAGGTGCAACAACACCAACAATTACAGTTACAACTGCAGGCGATTATTTTGTAACGAATACAAATGCATGTGGTACAGTAACTTCAAATCATATAGTAGTAACTATTAATCCATTACCAACTGCATCAATTATAACTGCAAGTGGGCCCATTGAATTTTGCGGTGGCGGAAGTGTTATTCTTTCCGGTAATGTCGGAGGAACATGGAGCACAGGTGCATCCACACCAACAATTACTGTTTCAACTGCAGGTGATTATTTTGTGACAAATACAAATGCATGTGGAAGTGTAACTTCAAATCATATAATTGTTACAATAAGCGCTGCACCAACTGCATCAATTATAACTGCAGGTGGGCCAACTTCATTTTGTGCCGGTGGAAGTGTTATTCTTTCCGGTAATGTTGGAGGCACCTGGAGTACTGGGGCATCCACACCAACAATAACAGTTACAACAGCAGGTGATTATTTCGTAACAAATACAAATGCGTGTGGAACTGTTACTTCAAATCATTTAATAATTACAATCAATCCATTACCTACTGCATCCATAATTACTGCAAGTGGACCAACTTCATTTTGCGGTGGTGGAAGTGTTATTCTTTCCGGTAATGTTGGAGGAACATGGAGTACAGGAGCCACCACACCAACCATTACTGTTTCAGCAGCAGGTGATTATTTTGTAACAAATACAAATGCATGTGGAAGTGTAACTTCAAATCATATAATTGTTACAATTAGTGCAGCACCAACTGCATCAATTATAACTGCAGGTGGACCAACATCATTTTGTGCCGGCGGAAGTGTTATTCTTTCCGGTAATGTTGGTGGAACATGGAGCACAGGTGCATCAACACCAACTATTACAGTTACAACTGCTGGTGATTATTTTGTAACAAATACAAATGCGTGTGGTACCGTAACTTCAAATCATATTGTAATAACTATTAATCCATTACCAACTGCATCAATTATAACTGCAAGCGGCCCAATTGCATTTTGCACCGGTGGAAGTGTAATTCTTTCTGGTAATATTGGTGGTACATGGAGCACTGGTGCATCAACACCAACAATAACAGTTACAACAGCAGGTGATTATTTCGTAACAAATACAAATGCGTGTGGAACTGTTACTTCAAATCATTTAATAATTACAATCAATCCATTACCTACTGCATCCATAATTACTGCAAGTGGACCAACTTCATTTTGCGGTGGTGGAAGTGTTATTCTTTCCGGTAATGTTGGAGGAACATGGACAGGAGCCACCACACCAACCATTACTGTTTCAGCAGCAGGTGATTATTTTGTAACAAATACAAATGCATGTGGAAGTGTAACTTCAAATCATATAATTGTTACAATTAGTGCAGCACCAACTGCATCAATTATAACTGCAGGTGGACCAACATCATTTTGTGCCGGCGGAAGTGTTATTCTTTCCGGTAATGTTGGTGGAACATGGAGCACTGGTGCATCAACACCAACTATTACAGTTACAACTGCAGGTGATTATTTTGTAACAAATACAAATGCGTGTGGTACCGTAACTTCAAATCATATTGTAATAACTATTAATCCATTACCAACTGCATCAATTATAACTGCAAGCGGCCCAATTGCATTTTGCACTGGTGGAAGTGTAATTCTTTCTGGTAATATTGGTGGTACATGGAGCACTGGTGCATCAACACCAACTATTACAGTTACAAGTGCAGGCGATTATTTTGTGACAAATACAAACGCATGTGGAAGTGTAACTTCAAATCATATTATTGTTACAATTAGTGCTGCTCCAACTGCATCTGTTATTACTGCAGGAGGACCAATTAAATTCTGCCCGGGTGGAAGTGTTATTCTTTCCGGTAATGTTGGTGGAACATGGAGCACAGGTGCATCAACGCCAACTATTACAGTTACAAGTGCAGGTGATTATTTTGTAACAAATACAAATGCTTGTGGAACTATAACTTCCAACCATATTATTGTTACTATTAAACCATTGGCAACTGCATCAATTATAACTGCTGCTGGACCAACTGCATTTTGTACTGGAGGAAGTGTTATTCTTTCGGGTAATATAGGTGGAACATGGAGCACAGGTGCATCAACACCAACCATTACAGTTTCAACTGCCGGCGATTATTTTGTGACAAATACAAACGCATGTGGAAGTGTAACTTCAAATCATATTATTGTTACAATTAGTGCTGCTCCAACTGCATCCATTTTAACTGCAGGCGGACCAATTAAATTCTGCCCTGGTGGAAGTGTAATTCTTTCAGGGAATATTGGTGGAACATGGATTACAGGTGCAACAACACCTACTATTACAGTTACAACTGCCGGCGATTATTTTGTAACAAATACTAATGCATGTGGAACAATAACATCCAATCATATTATTGTTACACTTAAACCATTGCCAACTGCATCAATAATTACTGCCGCTGGGCCAACTTCAATTTGCACAGGAGGAAGTGTAATTCTTTCAGGTAATATTGGAGGAACTTGGAGCACAGGTGCATCAACACCAACTATTACAGTTACAACTGCAGGCGATTATTTTGTGACAAATACAAACGCATGTGGAAGTGTAACTTCAAATCATATTATTGTTACAATTAGTGCTGCTCCAACTGCATCTGTTATTACTGCAGGAGGACCAATTAAATTCTGTCCGGGAGGAAGTGTAATTCTTTCAGGGAATATTGGTGGAACCTGGAATACAGGTGCCACAACACCAACTATTACAGTTACAACTGCCGGCGATTATTTTGTAACAAATACAAATGCATGTGGAACAATAACATCCAATCATATTATTGTTACAATTAAACCATTGCCAACTGCATCAATAATTACTGCCGCTGGACCAATTGCAATATGTACAGGAGGAAGTGTAATTCTTTCCGGTAATGTTGGAGGAACCTGGAATACGGGAGCAACAACATCATCAATTACAGTTACAACTGCAGGTGATTATTTTGTAACTAATACAAACGCATGTGGAAGTGTAACTTCAAATCATATAATTGTTACAATTTCACCCTTACCAATTGCATCTATAATTTCAGCAACAGGTGTAACTACCTTATGTGAAGGTGGGAATGTTATACTAACAGGAAATATAGGAGGAATATGGAATACAGGTGCAACAACACCAACAATTACAGTTTCAACAGCGGGTGATTATTTTGTAACAAATACCAATGCATGTGGAAGTGTAGTTTCTAATCATATAGTAGTAACTGTTTACCCATTGCCTCTCTGCAATATAACAGGTGATGCATCCATTTGTGAAGGAGAATCAACACATTTATGCGCACCTGCCGAATGCACTTCATTTTTATGGAATACCGGCGAAACAACTGGTTGTATTAATGTTGTTGCATCAGGAACTTATACGGTTACTGTAACACACGGAGGTGGATGTGTAAGTACATGCAGTAAAACAGTTGTAGTAACACCATTGCCAACAGCATCATTAATAACTGCCGGAGGATTAACTTCATTTTGTGCAGGTGGATCTGTTATATTATCTGGAAATGTTGGTGGAACCTGGAATACAGGGGCAACAACTTCATCAATAACAGTAAGTACAAGTGGTGAATATTTTGTAACAAATACAAATATTTGCGGAACAATAACTTCAAATCATATTATTGTTAATGTATTTCCATTGCCATCATGTAACATTACCGGTGATGCTTCAATTTGTTTAGGCGAATCGACTAATTTTTGCGGAACACCAGGTTTAGTTTCTTATTTATGGAATACAGGAGCAACAACAGGTTGCATAACTGCAAGCAGTCCGGGAATATATACCGTTACAGGTACTGATATTAATGGATGTATCAGCTCATGCAGTAAAACTTTAACTCTTTATCCGGAACCTGTTGCATCTATAATAACTGCAAGCGCAACAACAACTTTCTGCGAAGGCGGATCAGTAATTTTATCTGGAAATGTTGGTGGAACATGGAGTACTGGAGCAACAACTCCATCCATAACTGTTAATACAAGTGGTGATTATTTTGTAACAAATACCACAGGTTGTGGTAATGTAATTTCGAATCACATTATTGTTACAGTTAATGCTTTGCCTTTGTGCAATATTACCGGAGATGCTTCAATTTGTTTCGGTGAATCAACCAACTTGTGCGGAACACCGGGTTTGGTTTCCTATTTATGGAATACCGGAGCAACAACAGGTTGCATAACTGTTAGCAGTCCGGGAATATATACCGTTACAGGTACTAATATAAATGGTTGTATCAGCACATGCAGTAAAACATTAACTCTTTATCCAGAACCTGTTGCATCAATAATATCTGCAAGTGGAACCACAACTTTCTGTGCAGGTGGATCAGTAATTCTAACTGGAAATGTTGGTGGAACATGGAGCACTGGAGCAACAACTGCGTCAATAACAGTAAATACAAGTGGTGACTATTTCGTAACAAATACCACCGGTTGTGGAAGTGTAAATTCAAATCATATAATTGTTACAGTGAATCCATTGCCTGTGTGTAATATTACAGGAGATGCTAAAATCTGTATTGGTGCATCAACCACACTTTGTGCTCCTCCGGGACTTGCGTCTTACTTATGGAGTACAGGAGCAACAACTAGTTGTATTACTGTATCAACAGCGGGAACTTATTCCGTTAAGATTACAAATGCAAACGGATGTTTCAGTATTTGCAATAAAACAGTTACATTATATGAAGCACCTGTTGCATCAACAATAACAGCAAGCGGAGCAACTACATTCTGTGCAGGTGGTTCAGTAATTCTTTCAGGAAATGTTGGTGGCGTATGGAATACAGGTGCAACAACATCATCTATAACAGTAAATACAAGTGGTGATTATTTTGTAACAAACACCACTGGTTGTGGAACTGCAATTTCAAATCATATCGCAGTAATTGTAAATTCACTTCCGGTTTGTAATATTACCGGTAATGGTAAAATTTGTATTGGTGAAACCACAAATCTTTGTGCACCTGCAGGTTTTGCATCCTATCTTTGGAGCACCGGTGCAACTACCAATTGTATCAGTGTTTCTACAGCAGGAACATATTCAGTTACAGTTACAACGGTTGATGGTTGCAGTAGCACTTGCAGTAAAATTGTAACATCATATCCTGCACCTATAAGCTCAGTTATTACTGCTGGAGGGCCAATCACATTTTGTCAAGGTGGTTCTGTAGTTCTATCTGGAAATAGTGGAGGAACCTGGAGCAATGGTGCAACAACTTCTACAATAACTGTAAATACTAGTGGTGATTATTTTGTCACCAGTACTACAGGTTGTGGCACTCTAATTTCAAACCATATAATTGTAACAGTTAATCCGATGCCTGTTTGTGATATAACTGGTGACAGTTGTATTTGCACCGGAGAAACAGTTTTGATATGCGCACCTGAAGGTTTTGCCGAATACCTTTGGAGCACCGGACAAACAACCCGTTGTATTCATGTATCAGAATTAGGACTAAAAACTGTTATTGTTACAAATGAATTTGGATGCACCAGTTCATGCAGTATTGAAATAACCGAAGGGCCTTATAGATTAGCATCAGATGAGAGTCTTAAATCTGTTGATGGCAACATTGAAGTTAAAGCATATCCAAATCCATTCAGCAATAAAGCGATTATAGAATTTACAAACACAGAATCAAATTCGTTTGTTGTAATCGAACTTTATACACTAACTGAAAATAAAGTAGCAATTCTTTTCCAAGGTGATGTTGAAAAGGGAATGTTAAATACAGTAGAAGTGGAAGGAGAAAAACTACAAGCAGGTATTTATATTTATCGAATCATAAATGGTTCCCAAATAATTAATAGGAAACTAATATTGGTAAGATAA